The Boseongicola sp. DNA segment TGATGATACCCACGAGTTTCTGGTGTTGGCTGAGACGGGCGAGTCTGAAGTGTTTTATGACAGCGAGATCACCGATCTGAAGTTCGGGTCGCGCGAGATTGATTTTGACAGCCATGAAGCCTGTCAGGCGGTGCTGGAGGAGTTTACCTCGCGCTATGCCCGCACGGATGAGACCCATGATGAAGATACTTTCGCTAGGGTGCCGGTAGAGCGGCAGCGGACAGCGCGGGGTATCGAAGTGGGGCAGATTTTCTATTTTGGCACCAAGTATTCTGAAGCGCTGGGCGCGAGGGTGCAGGGGCCGGACGGAAAACCGGTGGCGGTGCATATGGGATCGCACGGGATCGGTGTTTCGCGGTTGGTGGGTGCGATTATTGAGGCGTCACATGATGATAACGGAATTATCTGGCCCGAAGGGGTGACCCCTTTCCATTGTGGGATTGTGAATTTGCGGCAGGGGGATGCGGAAACGGCTCGCCATTCAGAGGCTCTGTATAAGGCCCTGGTCGCCCATGGGATGGAGCCACTTTACGATGACCGCGACGAGCGGGCCGGGACGAAATTTGCGACGATGGATCTGATCGGGTTACCATGGCGGATTACCGTTGGGCCGCGCGGATTGAAGAACGGGGTGGTTGAGTTGACCAACAGGCGCACTGGGCAAAGCGAAGAGCTGCCGCCGGAGAAGGCTATCGAGAAGGTCGCCGCGATCTATGCGCCACATTCGCAAGCCGTGGCTGCAGCTATGGTGCAGCCGATGGAGAAGCGGTCGTTTCATACTTGGCTTTGAGGGTCGATTAGGCGTTGGAGGATTGCTCGGCGCGGGCAAGTTCGCCGGGTTCTTCGCGGATCGGTATGTGCAAGAGCGTGGCCAGTAGTCCCAGCGCGATGGCGGCCCACCACATGGCGGAGTAATCCCCGGTGGCGTCGTAGATGCGGCCGCCCAGCCATGCGCCCAGGAAACCGCCGACCTGATGGCTGAAAAAGACCAGACCTCCGAGAGTTGAAAAGAACCGCAAGCCTTGGGTGTGCGCCACCAATCCGGTGGTTAGGGGCACGGTTGCAAGCCACAAAACCCCCATGAGCGCGGAGAAGACATAGATGCTGGTGACGCTGAGGGGCGTCAGGATGAATGCGGTTATGATGAAGGCTCGCGCAAGGTAGATACCTGCAAGAAGGCTTTTCTTGGGGTAGTGTTGACCGGACCAGCCGGCGAAGAACGATCCGGCAATGTTAAACAATCCCACTAGCCCCAGCGACCAGGCGCCGATGATCGGGGCCAAGCCTTCGTCGGCGATATAGGCTGGCAGGTGGGTTTGGATGAAGGAAACGTGGAAGCCGCAGACGAAAAAGCCGAAAAACAAAAGGACGTAGGACCGGTCGGAGAATGCGGTGCGTATCGCATGGGCGAAGCCGCCTTCGCTGGTATCGGTGACCGTGGGTTTCGCGACCCGGGCGATGAAATAGATCGTGGGAAGGATCAACAGAAAGCTGGCGGCGATGACGAGGATTGAGGATTGCCAGCCGATGCGGCTCATGAGGAAGGCGGAAAGAGGGGCAGCGACGAACATGCCAGTTGAGGCGGCGGCAGTTCCGAGACCAAGAACGAAACTTCTGCGGCGCGCCTCGACCACTTTGCCGAGGGCGATTATGACGATCTGGAACGAGCAGCATCCGGTACCGATACCGACGATGACCCCAGAGGCAACGAAAACACTCGGATCAAGGATAGCGCCGCGCAGAAAGAAGCCGACAGCCGACAAGACCGCGCCTGCCGCCAGGACACGGGCGGTGCCGTAACGGTCGGCGACCATGCCCGCCAAGGGTTGGGTGATGCCCCAGGTCAGGGCTTGAATGGCCAACGACAGCGAGAATACCTCGCGTCCCCAGCCCAGATCTTCGGACATTGGGCGCAGGAAAACGCCGAAAGTGGCAGCGAAACCGAAGCCGATGAAGGCGACAAGGCAGCCTGCGATGATGGCAGCTGTGATGTTTCGGTCGGGTTGGCGTTCCACTGATCGGCCCAATGGTTGCTTACTGAAAAGAGGCTATGGGGCCGGGTCGGATTGATAAAGCGAAAATCGCGGACTGTGTTGGGGGCGCTACGGAACAATCGACGGTCATACACGGTGACATGTTTGCCGCTCGGAAATTCGCATTCTGCATGTAAGTATTGTCACCAAGCAGAACCGGGAGTGAACGATGAGCCTTACGGATGTTGATTGGTCGCAGATCCCCGCGCCTGAAGACGATGGCCTGGCGGATCATCTGCTGGGGATGGCTTTGCCAGCGGTAGCGTTAGAAGCGACGGATGGTGCATCTGTGGATTTGTCCGCGTTGGAAGGGCGTTCCGTCGTTTATGTCTATCCGATGACGGGTCGCCCGGATGTGGCTTTGCCGGATGGGTGGGACGGTATTCCAGGTGCGCGTGGGTGCACGCCGCAGTCCTGCGCGTTTCGGGATCATTTTGACGAGTTGAAGGGGCTGGGTGTGCGACATCTGTTTGGGTTATCTGTGCAAGGCAGTGATTATCAGCGCGAGGCGGTGGCGCGGCTGCATCTGCCGTTTCCGGTGTTGTCGGATGCCGGGTTGGTTTTGGCGGATGCGCTGCAATTACCCCGTTTCGAGGCTGGAGGCGCGACGCTGTTGAAGCGGATGGCCTGGGTGGCGGAGGACGGTGTGATTGTGCGTGTGTTTTATCCGATTTTCCCGCCGGACCGAAATGCCGCCGATGTGGTGGCGTGGCTGCAAAATCACTGAAAATCGTCTGATTGCGACGTGATTTCTGGCGGGATTGTCACAGACGCGATTTCCGACCAGTCTAAAGTCGTGCCTTGAGGGAGGGTCGCGGTAATGGGCGATCAATGGCAAATCGTGTTGGTCAGCCGCACCATTGGTGCGGATCGTGGGCGTGCGGCGCGGGGGCGGCCTTTGGGATTGATGATCATAAACGTTTGACCATCTCCCAAGGAATTAAGTGACATGACAGAGACAAGAACCCGCCGATCCGGTGGACGCGCTGCCCGAAAAGCCATGCGCGAAGCGCCATTGGCTGAAGATTTACGCCCCGTGCGCGCGGGGATGTCAGGGGGCACTTTCAAACCCCTGAGCGATGGCGATATCACGCGGATCCACGAGGCCGCATTGGTGGCGCTTGAAGAGATCGGGCTGGCGGATGCGCCCCAGTCGGGCATCGATGCGATGGTGGCCGCTGGTGCCATTCTGGGCGATGACGGCCGCTTGAGATATCCGCGCAGCCTGGTCGAGGATACGTTGGCCTTGGCGGCCCGGGACATCACGCTGATGGGGCGTGATGCGCGCCATGATATGACGTTGTCGGGCACCAATGTGCATTACGGCACAGCTGGTGCAGCAGTGCATATGGTGAA contains these protein-coding regions:
- a CDS encoding proline--tRNA ligase, producing the protein MRLSRYFLPVLKETPAEAQIVSHRYMLRAGMIRQASAGIYSWLPLGLKVLENVERIVREEQNKAGHIPMLMPTIQSADLWRESGRYDDYGQEMLRIKDRHDRDMLFTPTAEELITDIFRSSVSSYKDLPLTMYQIQWKFRDEIRPRFGVMRGREFYMKDGYNFDLTKEDALHSYNRHLVTYLRTYERMGLQAIPMRADSGPIGGDDTHEFLVLAETGESEVFYDSEITDLKFGSREIDFDSHEACQAVLEEFTSRYARTDETHDEDTFARVPVERQRTARGIEVGQIFYFGTKYSEALGARVQGPDGKPVAVHMGSHGIGVSRLVGAIIEASHDDNGIIWPEGVTPFHCGIVNLRQGDAETARHSEALYKALVAHGMEPLYDDRDERAGTKFATMDLIGLPWRITVGPRGLKNGVVELTNRRTGQSEELPPEKAIEKVAAIYAPHSQAVAAAMVQPMEKRSFHTWL
- a CDS encoding MFS transporter, which translates into the protein MERQPDRNITAAIIAGCLVAFIGFGFAATFGVFLRPMSEDLGWGREVFSLSLAIQALTWGITQPLAGMVADRYGTARVLAAGAVLSAVGFFLRGAILDPSVFVASGVIVGIGTGCCSFQIVIIALGKVVEARRRSFVLGLGTAAASTGMFVAAPLSAFLMSRIGWQSSILVIAASFLLILPTIYFIARVAKPTVTDTSEGGFAHAIRTAFSDRSYVLLFFGFFVCGFHVSFIQTHLPAYIADEGLAPIIGAWSLGLVGLFNIAGSFFAGWSGQHYPKKSLLAGIYLARAFIITAFILTPLSVTSIYVFSALMGVLWLATVPLTTGLVAHTQGLRFFSTLGGLVFFSHQVGGFLGAWLGGRIYDATGDYSAMWWAAIALGLLATLLHIPIREEPGELARAEQSSNA
- a CDS encoding redoxin family protein, with product MSLTDVDWSQIPAPEDDGLADHLLGMALPAVALEATDGASVDLSALEGRSVVYVYPMTGRPDVALPDGWDGIPGARGCTPQSCAFRDHFDELKGLGVRHLFGLSVQGSDYQREAVARLHLPFPVLSDAGLVLADALQLPRFEAGGATLLKRMAWVAEDGVIVRVFYPIFPPDRNAADVVAWLQNH